From Humibacter ginsenosidimutans, a single genomic window includes:
- a CDS encoding LacI family DNA-binding transcriptional regulator, translating to MPDHDPARPTLADVAAKAGVSASTASLAFSGSGPVAEATRERVLAAARELHYAGPDPRARSLRRGRSGIIGVVLEERVREAFRDPIQIAQFDGLSEEIGHIDAALLILAAAGPAQPLAGVKAMPAQVVHPVTVEDAPIDAAVLFGCTPRLNDSIATLRNRGLPIVAIEGFPADEVLLIDQDNRDATERGARHLQQLGHTKVAIITLPLDAAHHRGLVTDELLAISSSATALQRLEGARAVFPDAVAYAAAGSYVDEGRRAAREILSVPEDERPTAIIAQSDLLAVGVIRAAEELGIAIPEQLSVIGFDGVRVDGLWPYELTTLEQPAYEKGRAAGRAIVAMLRGEQAEAVAFTSVLRVGNTTAVPGVSAR from the coding sequence ATGCCCGATCACGATCCCGCGCGGCCCACGCTGGCCGACGTCGCGGCCAAAGCGGGAGTCTCCGCCTCGACCGCGTCGCTCGCCTTCAGCGGGTCGGGTCCCGTCGCAGAAGCGACGAGGGAGCGCGTGCTCGCCGCGGCCCGCGAACTGCACTACGCCGGGCCGGACCCCCGTGCTCGCTCGCTGCGACGCGGCCGTTCCGGCATCATCGGCGTCGTGCTCGAGGAGCGGGTGCGCGAGGCGTTCCGTGACCCGATCCAGATCGCGCAGTTCGACGGCCTCTCCGAGGAGATCGGTCACATCGACGCCGCGCTGCTCATCCTCGCGGCGGCCGGCCCGGCGCAGCCGCTCGCAGGAGTCAAGGCCATGCCCGCTCAGGTGGTGCATCCCGTCACCGTCGAAGACGCTCCGATCGACGCCGCCGTTCTGTTCGGATGCACGCCGCGCCTCAACGACAGCATCGCCACGCTGCGCAATCGCGGGCTGCCGATCGTCGCCATCGAGGGCTTCCCCGCCGACGAGGTTCTGCTCATCGACCAGGACAACCGCGACGCCACCGAACGCGGCGCCCGGCACCTGCAGCAGCTTGGGCACACGAAGGTGGCGATCATCACGCTGCCCCTGGATGCCGCCCATCACCGCGGTCTCGTCACCGACGAGCTGCTCGCCATCAGCTCGTCCGCCACGGCGCTCCAGCGACTCGAGGGCGCCCGTGCCGTGTTCCCGGATGCCGTCGCCTACGCCGCCGCAGGAAGCTACGTCGACGAGGGCCGCCGCGCCGCCCGCGAGATCCTGTCGGTGCCGGAGGACGAGCGGCCCACCGCGATCATCGCGCAGAGCGATCTGCTGGCGGTCGGCGTGATCCGGGCGGCGGAAGAGCTCGGCATCGCCATTCCCGAACAGCTCAGCGTGATCGGCTTCGACGGCGTGCGTGTCGACGGGTTGTGGCCGTACGAGCTCACGACGCTCGAGCAGCCCGCATATGAGAAGGGGCGCGCGGCCGGCCGCGCGATCGTCGCCATGCTCAGGGGCGAGCAGGCGGAGGCCGTCGCGTTCACGAGCGTGCTCCGCGTCGGCAACACGACGGCGGTGCCCGGCGTCAGCGCTCGCTGA
- a CDS encoding MATE family efflux transporter has product MLRRAADREILRLAVPAFGALVAEPLFLLADSAMVGHLGATPLAALGIAGAVLQTIVGLMVFLAYGTTPAVARRLGAGHERDAVEAGIDGMWLAVGIGVVLAVVGAIVASPLVALFGASRDVTGQASAYLAVSMAGLPAMLIVYAAAGLLRGLQDTRTPLWVASGGFAANIALNAVFIYGAGLGVVGSAVGTVIAQWGMAAVYIVVAVRHGRRVGAELRPRWAGVRGLSGSGWWLFLRTASLRVAIILAVALATDISSDALAAWQVTMAVYNAVALALDALAIAAQALIGRSLGIGDLDAVRAVLRRCLLWGVGGGAVLGVVLIALSPIFGHVFTGDQNVLALLPVPLAIIGATTPLGGYVFVLDGVLIGAGDARYLAATGLANLAVFVPLAWLAVAYGGSAAASLSWLTLAFALGYLGARAVTLGLRARGSRWMVVGAVRA; this is encoded by the coding sequence ATGCTCCGCCGCGCTGCCGACCGCGAGATCCTGCGGCTCGCGGTCCCCGCGTTCGGCGCGCTCGTGGCCGAGCCACTCTTTCTGCTCGCCGACTCCGCCATGGTCGGCCACCTCGGCGCGACACCGCTCGCCGCCCTCGGCATTGCCGGCGCCGTGCTGCAGACGATCGTCGGTCTCATGGTGTTCCTCGCCTACGGCACGACTCCCGCTGTCGCCAGGCGGCTCGGCGCCGGGCACGAGCGCGACGCCGTCGAGGCCGGCATCGACGGCATGTGGCTCGCGGTCGGCATCGGGGTCGTGCTCGCCGTCGTCGGAGCGATCGTGGCGTCACCGCTCGTGGCGCTGTTCGGTGCGTCGCGGGATGTCACGGGCCAGGCATCCGCGTATCTCGCCGTGTCGATGGCCGGGCTTCCCGCCATGCTCATCGTCTACGCGGCGGCGGGGCTGCTGCGCGGGCTGCAGGACACGCGCACTCCGCTGTGGGTCGCCTCCGGCGGGTTCGCGGCGAACATCGCGCTGAACGCCGTCTTCATCTACGGCGCCGGTCTCGGCGTCGTGGGTTCGGCGGTCGGCACCGTGATCGCGCAGTGGGGCATGGCCGCCGTCTACATCGTGGTCGCCGTGCGCCACGGCAGGCGGGTCGGAGCCGAGCTGCGCCCGAGGTGGGCCGGAGTGCGCGGACTGTCCGGCAGCGGATGGTGGCTGTTCCTGCGCACGGCGAGCCTGCGCGTGGCGATCATCCTCGCGGTGGCCCTCGCCACCGACATCTCGTCCGACGCCCTCGCCGCGTGGCAGGTGACCATGGCCGTCTACAACGCGGTGGCGCTCGCGCTCGATGCGCTCGCCATCGCGGCGCAGGCGCTGATCGGCCGCTCGCTCGGAATCGGCGACCTGGATGCCGTGCGCGCCGTGCTTCGCCGCTGTCTGCTGTGGGGCGTGGGCGGTGGTGCCGTGCTGGGCGTCGTGCTCATCGCGCTGAGCCCGATCTTCGGCCACGTGTTCACCGGTGACCAGAACGTGCTCGCGCTGCTGCCCGTTCCGCTGGCGATCATCGGTGCGACGACGCCGCTCGGCGGATACGTGTTCGTGCTCGACGGCGTGCTGATCGGAGCAGGGGATGCCCGCTACCTCGCCGCGACCGGCCTGGCGAATCTCGCGGTGTTCGTCCCCCTGGCCTGGCTGGCCGTCGCCTACGGCGGCAGCGCCGCGGCCTCGCTCTCGTGGCTGACGCTCGCCTTCGCGCTGGGTTATCTCGGCGCCCGCGCGGTCACGCTCGGCCTGCGCGCCCGCGGCAGCCGCTGGATGGTGGTGGGAGCGGTGCGGGCGTAG
- a CDS encoding ABC transporter ATP-binding protein: MTSVIETRGLAKSFGRVRALDGLDLTVAEGEVHGFLGPNGAGKSTTIRVLLGLIRSSGGEARVFGEDPWGEASRLHDRIAYVPGDVALWPNLTGGETIDFMARLRGADTRSTDYKNRRARLVDAFQFDPRKKAGTYSKGNRQKVSLIAAFAVPASLYIFDEPTSGLDPVMEAVFSEEVERIKKADGASILLSSHILSEVEALCDRVTIIRAGKAVESGSLADLRHLTRTEVSFLAEGVDVAAVEALAGAHEVTQANDRIHFTVDSSNVAQTLPGLGALNVQALTVTPPSLEELFLRHYGDEISAADNSLERVS; the protein is encoded by the coding sequence ATGACCTCAGTGATAGAAACCCGCGGCCTGGCGAAGTCCTTCGGCCGCGTCCGCGCTCTCGACGGTCTCGACCTCACGGTCGCCGAGGGCGAGGTGCACGGCTTTCTCGGGCCGAACGGCGCCGGAAAGTCTACGACCATCAGGGTGCTGCTCGGGCTGATCCGTTCCAGCGGCGGCGAGGCGCGCGTCTTCGGCGAAGACCCGTGGGGAGAGGCCAGCCGGCTGCACGACCGCATCGCCTACGTGCCGGGCGACGTCGCGCTCTGGCCGAATCTGACCGGCGGCGAGACCATCGACTTCATGGCGCGCCTCCGTGGCGCTGACACCCGCTCGACCGACTACAAGAACCGCCGCGCACGCCTCGTGGATGCCTTCCAGTTCGACCCGCGCAAGAAGGCGGGCACCTACTCGAAGGGCAACCGGCAGAAGGTGTCGCTGATCGCCGCGTTCGCGGTGCCAGCGAGTCTGTACATCTTCGACGAGCCGACCAGCGGACTCGACCCCGTGATGGAGGCCGTGTTCTCCGAGGAGGTCGAGCGCATCAAGAAGGCGGACGGCGCGAGCATCCTGCTCTCCAGCCACATCCTCTCCGAGGTGGAGGCGCTCTGCGACCGGGTGACCATCATCCGCGCCGGCAAGGCGGTCGAGTCGGGCAGCCTGGCCGATCTGCGGCATCTGACGCGCACCGAGGTGTCGTTCCTCGCCGAGGGTGTGGACGTCGCCGCGGTGGAGGCGCTGGCGGGAGCGCACGAGGTGACGCAGGCGAACGATCGCATCCACTTCACCGTCGACAGCTCGAACGTCGCGCAGACGCTGCCAGGGCTCGGCGCCCTGAACGTGCAGGCTCTCACCGTTACGCCGCCGTCGCTGGAGGAATTGTTCCTGCGGCACTACGGCGACGAGATCAGCGCGGCCGACAACTCGCTCGAGCGGGTGTCGTGA
- a CDS encoding ABC transporter permease: MSTTAVLLRFRLRRDRVLMPVWIVVMAFSVLFVAAALASTYNTEALRTSVIRLAAVDPTLLALRGDADGPSAGSFFVMEIGAYLGILVGFMNTFLAVRHTRADEQAGRAELVLATRASRRSMTVSTLTLAVIANILVGLFAALAAMSTGYDVPGSFTLGWELATTGLAFFGIGMLFAQIFSTSRAANGWGSAAIGAFWIIAAAGNAAGTVSADGLHVTPGAAIWFSPIGWGLRTLPYTQNLWWPGLLSLALGAVLIVVTLLLQGARDTGAGLVAPRLGRRTASPALRGPIGLAWRLQRGSIIGWGIGAVLGAAAIGGLGKTLNDSISKNKDLSKAIEEMGTGHGTVFEVFIGVMIALIGLVVAGAAIQTAMRLRQEEAATTAETVLATPVSRLRWYLSYVVVGLVASLVILLLSGLVAGGELANIDSGLVGQTILLSLAQLPAVAVYMAITALVFALVPRLTIAAGWVLFGIGVVLGEFGSLLNLPDWVRQIAPTAHTAVPPMASADWSGTWWLVAVAVVAFVLAGVVFTKRGLVSNG; this comes from the coding sequence ATGAGCACCACCGCCGTACTGCTGCGGTTCCGATTGCGGCGCGACCGCGTGCTGATGCCCGTGTGGATCGTCGTGATGGCCTTCAGCGTGCTGTTCGTCGCCGCCGCGCTCGCCTCGACGTACAACACGGAGGCGCTCCGCACCTCTGTCATCCGGCTCGCGGCCGTCGACCCCACACTGCTGGCGCTGCGCGGCGACGCGGACGGCCCGTCGGCCGGATCGTTCTTCGTGATGGAGATCGGCGCCTATCTTGGCATCCTCGTCGGATTCATGAACACGTTCCTCGCCGTGCGGCACACCAGGGCCGACGAGCAGGCCGGCCGTGCCGAGCTCGTGCTGGCCACCAGGGCGTCCCGTCGGTCGATGACCGTCTCGACACTGACTCTGGCGGTGATCGCGAACATCCTGGTCGGGCTGTTCGCGGCGCTCGCCGCGATGTCGACGGGCTACGACGTGCCCGGCTCGTTCACGCTCGGCTGGGAGCTCGCCACCACCGGTCTCGCCTTCTTCGGCATCGGGATGCTGTTCGCCCAGATCTTCTCCACATCGCGTGCCGCGAACGGCTGGGGCTCCGCTGCGATCGGCGCGTTCTGGATCATCGCGGCGGCGGGCAACGCCGCAGGCACGGTGTCGGCCGACGGTCTGCACGTGACGCCGGGCGCTGCCATCTGGTTCAGCCCGATCGGGTGGGGCCTGCGCACCCTGCCCTACACGCAGAACCTCTGGTGGCCAGGGCTGCTCAGCCTGGCACTGGGCGCCGTGCTCATCGTCGTGACCCTTCTTCTGCAGGGAGCACGCGACACTGGAGCCGGGCTGGTGGCTCCGCGGCTCGGCCGGCGCACGGCATCCCCGGCACTGCGCGGGCCGATCGGCCTCGCCTGGCGGCTGCAGCGCGGCTCGATCATCGGCTGGGGCATCGGCGCCGTGCTCGGGGCGGCGGCCATCGGCGGGCTGGGCAAGACGCTCAACGACAGCATCAGCAAGAACAAGGACCTGTCCAAGGCCATCGAGGAGATGGGCACGGGACACGGAACGGTGTTCGAGGTGTTCATCGGCGTGATGATCGCGCTGATCGGGCTCGTGGTGGCGGGCGCCGCCATCCAGACCGCCATGCGCCTGCGGCAGGAGGAGGCGGCGACCACCGCAGAGACCGTGCTTGCGACGCCCGTGTCGCGCCTGCGCTGGTACCTGTCGTATGTCGTGGTCGGACTCGTGGCGTCCCTCGTGATCCTGCTGCTCTCGGGGCTCGTGGCCGGAGGCGAGCTGGCGAACATCGACTCCGGGCTGGTGGGGCAGACGATTCTGCTGTCGCTGGCGCAGCTGCCGGCCGTGGCCGTGTACATGGCGATCACGGCGCTGGTGTTCGCGCTGGTTCCGAGGCTGACGATCGCCGCCGGCTGGGTGCTCTTCGGCATCGGCGTCGTGCTCGGCGAGTTCGGCAGCCTGCTCAACCTGCCCGACTGGGTGCGGCAGATCGCACCCACGGCGCACACGGCGGTGCCTCCGATGGCCAGCGCCGACTGGAGCGGAACGTGGTGGCTGGTCGCCGTCGCCGTCGTCGCCTTCGTGCTCGCCGGCGTCGTCTTCACGAAGCGCGGCCTGGTGTCCAACGGCTGA
- a CDS encoding GbsR/MarR family transcriptional regulator, producing the protein MARDEQEARAYVERTAAVLNGAGFPRMPSRVLMTLTAAETPLTAAELAERLHASAAAISGAVRYLQTLAMVNRVSQPGSRRDVYELPQNAWYAATMAEGRIYEAIITMSEAAVDAVGGAASQAGRRVQEMADFMRFVQRRMPELLEEWNVLRGAPGES; encoded by the coding sequence ATGGCACGTGACGAGCAGGAGGCGCGCGCCTACGTCGAGCGCACCGCAGCGGTGTTGAACGGCGCAGGCTTTCCGCGCATGCCGTCTCGTGTGCTCATGACACTCACCGCGGCGGAGACGCCTCTCACCGCGGCCGAACTCGCCGAACGACTGCATGCCAGCGCCGCCGCCATCTCCGGAGCGGTGCGCTACCTGCAGACTCTCGCGATGGTGAACCGGGTCTCCCAGCCGGGCAGTCGACGCGACGTCTACGAGCTGCCCCAGAACGCCTGGTATGCCGCGACCATGGCAGAGGGTCGGATCTACGAGGCCATCATCACCATGAGCGAGGCGGCGGTGGATGCCGTGGGCGGCGCAGCCTCGCAGGCCGGGCGCCGCGTGCAGGAGATGGCCGACTTCATGCGGTTCGTGCAGCGCCGAATGCCCGAGCTGCTCGAGGAGTGGAACGTGCTGCGTGGGGCTCCCGGCGAGAGCTGA
- a CDS encoding M13 family metallopeptidase, with product MTDAAQKPGENDAETTLSSGILIDELDPGIRPADDLYRHVNEKWIERTEIPADKARWGSFMILAEESEKAVHAIIEEAQQAEEGTEARKFGDLFASFMNTDRIDELGLKPIESRLALAGNVDSVESLLSTIGRLEKGGLSGFYQLFVDNDPGNPERYLVFVEQGGISLPDESYYREERFADVRKAYVDHVQRMFELAGVQDAPKCAQNVFDLETAIASHHWDNVASRDSEKTYNPFSWADAAALAPGVDLGVWLKALGAPDGAFDEVVLRQPSFTTGLGELLVDDRLSQWRDWLSWKVLHDAAPYLTGDFVDANFDFYGRTLTGTPQIRERWKRGVSLVEGAMGEAVGRVYVERHFPPESKRRMDILVGNLIRAYEQSIRSLDWMGEETRDRALDKLKKFTPKIGYPVKWRDYSSLIVDPADLAGNVRRSSEFEFQRELGKIGKPIDRDEWFMTPQTINAYYNPGFNEIVFPAAILQFPFFDPTRDDAANYGAIGAVIGHEIGHGFDDQGSKFDGDGKLDDWWTSADRKAFERRTEALIAQYDALAPAQVPDHHVNGALTIGENIGDLGGLGIAWKAYLIALDGQEPPVIDGLSGAKRFFLSWGQSWQQKGRNEEVIRLLAIDPHSPNEFRCNQIVRNIDPFYDAFDVQPTDAAWLAPEHRVRIW from the coding sequence ATGACTGACGCGGCGCAGAAGCCTGGCGAGAACGACGCAGAGACCACCCTCTCCTCCGGCATCCTCATCGACGAGCTCGATCCGGGCATCCGCCCTGCGGACGATCTGTATCGGCACGTCAACGAGAAGTGGATCGAGCGCACCGAGATTCCGGCCGACAAGGCCCGCTGGGGCTCGTTCATGATCCTCGCCGAGGAGTCGGAGAAGGCGGTGCACGCCATCATCGAGGAGGCGCAGCAGGCCGAGGAGGGCACGGAGGCCCGCAAATTCGGCGACCTGTTCGCGAGCTTCATGAACACCGACCGCATCGACGAGCTCGGGCTGAAGCCCATCGAGTCGCGGCTCGCGCTCGCGGGCAACGTCGACTCCGTCGAGAGCCTTCTCTCCACGATCGGTCGGCTCGAGAAAGGCGGCCTGAGCGGCTTCTACCAGCTCTTCGTCGACAACGATCCCGGCAATCCCGAACGCTATCTCGTGTTCGTCGAGCAGGGCGGAATCTCGCTGCCCGACGAGAGCTACTACCGCGAGGAGCGTTTCGCCGACGTGCGCAAGGCCTACGTCGACCACGTGCAGCGCATGTTCGAGCTCGCCGGGGTTCAGGATGCCCCGAAGTGCGCCCAGAACGTCTTCGACCTCGAGACCGCGATCGCCTCGCACCACTGGGACAACGTGGCCAGCCGCGACAGCGAGAAGACCTACAACCCGTTCAGCTGGGCGGATGCCGCGGCCCTCGCCCCCGGCGTCGACCTCGGTGTGTGGCTGAAGGCGCTCGGCGCCCCCGACGGCGCATTCGACGAGGTCGTGCTGCGCCAGCCGAGCTTCACCACGGGTCTGGGCGAGTTGCTCGTCGATGACCGGCTCTCGCAGTGGCGCGACTGGCTCAGCTGGAAGGTGCTGCACGATGCCGCCCCGTATCTCACGGGCGACTTCGTCGACGCCAACTTCGACTTCTACGGGCGCACGCTCACCGGCACGCCGCAGATCCGTGAGCGGTGGAAGCGCGGGGTCTCGCTCGTGGAGGGCGCGATGGGCGAGGCCGTGGGACGCGTGTACGTTGAGCGGCACTTCCCGCCGGAGTCGAAGCGACGCATGGACATCCTCGTCGGCAACCTCATCCGCGCATATGAGCAGTCGATTCGCAGCCTCGACTGGATGGGCGAAGAGACGCGCGACCGCGCCCTCGACAAGCTCAAGAAGTTCACCCCCAAGATCGGCTATCCGGTGAAGTGGCGCGACTACTCGAGCCTGATCGTCGACCCCGCCGATCTGGCCGGAAACGTGCGCCGGTCGTCGGAGTTCGAGTTTCAGCGCGAACTCGGCAAGATCGGCAAGCCGATCGACCGCGACGAGTGGTTCATGACGCCGCAGACGATCAATGCGTACTACAACCCGGGCTTCAACGAGATCGTCTTTCCCGCGGCCATCCTGCAGTTCCCGTTCTTCGATCCGACCCGGGATGACGCGGCCAACTACGGCGCGATCGGTGCCGTCATCGGGCACGAGATCGGTCACGGCTTCGACGACCAGGGCTCCAAGTTCGACGGCGACGGCAAGCTCGACGACTGGTGGACGTCCGCCGACCGCAAGGCGTTCGAACGCCGCACCGAGGCGCTCATCGCGCAGTACGACGCTCTCGCGCCCGCGCAGGTTCCCGACCACCACGTGAACGGCGCGCTCACGATCGGCGAGAACATCGGCGACCTCGGCGGACTCGGCATCGCGTGGAAGGCCTATCTGATCGCGCTCGACGGCCAGGAGCCGCCGGTCATCGACGGACTCTCAGGCGCGAAGAGGTTCTTCCTCTCGTGGGGTCAGTCATGGCAGCAGAAGGGCCGCAATGAGGAGGTCATCCGGCTGCTCGCGATCGACCCGCACTCGCCCAACGAGTTCCGTTGCAACCAGATCGTGCGCAACATCGACCCGTTCTACGACGCGTTCGACGTGCAGCCGACGGATGCCGCGTGGCTCGCCCCCGAGCACCGCGTACGCATCTGGTAG
- a CDS encoding serine hydrolase: MTAPVQGSERRSRHAGARRGKHRGHEPADSFSRGFAALGELALSGVQVSARAIDLTSGAVLFSVDDHVVMPTASIGKVLLLIELAARLEARETSPLSLVDRTQSDAVADSGIWQHLAVPSLPLADLAALVGAASDNLATNVLLRRIGLESVRVRAERLGLKHTAMLDLVRDHRGPDDAPQLSVGSAKELTWLFSALARGEVVDAATSKRVVGWLSLNHDLSMVASAFGLDPLSHRGPDHGLLLMNKTGTDSGVRSEVGVLRGPGAGVAYAVSTSFDDTDLSSRLGVLDGMRAVGRDLLEYVH, translated from the coding sequence GTGACCGCCCCCGTGCAAGGCTCAGAGCGCCGTTCGCGTCACGCCGGAGCACGTCGGGGCAAGCACCGCGGACACGAGCCGGCCGACAGCTTCAGCCGCGGCTTCGCCGCGCTCGGCGAGCTGGCGCTGTCGGGAGTGCAGGTCTCCGCGCGGGCGATCGACCTCACGAGCGGCGCCGTTCTGTTCTCCGTCGACGACCATGTGGTCATGCCCACCGCCTCGATCGGAAAGGTGCTGCTGCTCATCGAGCTCGCCGCACGCCTCGAGGCGCGCGAGACCAGTCCGCTCAGCCTCGTCGATCGCACCCAGTCGGATGCCGTCGCCGACTCCGGCATCTGGCAGCACCTGGCCGTTCCCTCCCTTCCCCTCGCCGACCTGGCGGCCCTCGTCGGGGCGGCCAGCGACAACCTCGCCACCAACGTGCTGCTGCGTCGCATCGGACTGGAGTCCGTGCGCGTGCGAGCGGAACGGCTCGGCCTCAAGCACACCGCCATGCTCGACCTCGTGCGCGACCACCGCGGCCCCGACGACGCTCCGCAACTCTCGGTGGGCAGTGCGAAGGAGCTCACCTGGCTGTTCTCGGCCCTCGCCAGGGGCGAGGTGGTGGATGCCGCCACCAGCAAGCGTGTCGTCGGCTGGCTCTCGCTCAACCACGACCTCTCCATGGTGGCGAGTGCCTTCGGGCTCGACCCGCTGTCGCACCGTGGTCCCGACCACGGGCTGCTCCTGATGAACAAGACCGGCACCGACTCGGGCGTGCGCAGCGAGGTCGGGGTGTTGCGCGGACCGGGAGCCGGCGTGGCCTACGCGGTGTCGACATCCTTCGACGACACCGACCTCTCGAGCAGGCTCGGCGTGCTCGACGGGATGCGCGCGGTCGGCCGCGACCTGCTCGAGTACGTTCACTAG
- a CDS encoding branched-chain amino acid ABC transporter substrate-binding protein, producing MAPKRIIGAVAAAAAIALLTAGCVNQSSTGGSTSAASKVDLPVQSSISVPKDAVLPAGDGNAKCASDLTIAYIGAETGPNAQLGINIYDGVQLAIDQHNKANPGCKVQFKKFDTEGDPGKAPGVVTQAVNEKDIIGVVGLPFSGESQATGGIFEQAGLVHITASATNPGLTKNGWTTFFRALGNDNVQGPAAATFITKELKDQKVYVVQDDSDYGIGLSTAIQKALGSKVVGTDKVTTGQKDFSATVSKIMNAKPDAVFYSGYYAEGAPFDQQLVNKGYKGVFVGPDGVKDDQFIKLAGNASDNAYFTCPCIPGELIKSFSDAYESAFNAAPGTYSIEGYDSATILLAGIDKGNTDRSKLKDWVKNYDADGLSKHYQWDSTGELAKSTVYGYKVDNGKIVSVGAIK from the coding sequence ATGGCACCCAAGAGGATCATCGGGGCCGTCGCCGCTGCTGCGGCGATCGCCCTGCTGACGGCTGGTTGTGTGAACCAGTCGTCAACCGGTGGATCGACCTCCGCAGCAAGTAAGGTCGACCTCCCGGTGCAGTCATCGATCTCGGTTCCGAAAGACGCCGTACTTCCCGCCGGCGACGGCAACGCGAAGTGCGCGAGCGATCTGACGATCGCGTACATCGGCGCAGAGACCGGTCCGAACGCCCAGCTCGGCATCAACATCTACGACGGCGTTCAGCTGGCCATCGACCAGCACAACAAGGCGAACCCGGGCTGCAAGGTGCAGTTCAAGAAGTTCGACACCGAGGGCGACCCGGGCAAGGCACCTGGCGTCGTGACCCAGGCGGTGAACGAGAAGGACATCATCGGCGTCGTCGGTCTCCCGTTCTCGGGTGAGTCGCAGGCGACCGGCGGAATCTTCGAGCAGGCCGGCCTCGTTCACATCACCGCGTCGGCCACGAACCCCGGCCTGACCAAGAACGGCTGGACCACCTTCTTCCGCGCACTGGGCAACGACAACGTGCAGGGCCCTGCCGCGGCGACCTTCATCACGAAGGAGCTGAAGGACCAGAAGGTCTACGTCGTGCAGGATGACTCGGACTACGGCATCGGCCTGTCCACCGCCATCCAGAAGGCGCTCGGCTCCAAGGTGGTCGGCACCGACAAGGTGACCACCGGTCAGAAGGACTTCTCGGCGACGGTCTCGAAGATCATGAACGCGAAGCCCGACGCGGTGTTCTACTCCGGCTACTACGCCGAGGGCGCGCCGTTCGACCAGCAGCTGGTCAACAAAGGTTACAAGGGCGTGTTCGTCGGCCCCGACGGGGTGAAGGACGACCAGTTCATCAAGCTGGCCGGCAACGCATCCGACAACGCCTACTTCACCTGCCCCTGCATCCCCGGTGAGCTCATCAAGAGCTTCTCGGATGCCTACGAGTCGGCCTTCAACGCGGCTCCCGGCACCTACTCCATCGAGGGTTATGACTCGGCGACGATCCTGCTCGCCGGCATCGACAAGGGCAACACCGACCGCTCGAAGCTCAAGGACTGGGTCAAGAACTACGACGCGGACGGTCTGAGCAAGCACTACCAGTGGGACTCCACCGGTGAGCTCGCCAAGTCGACGGTGTACGGCTACAAGGTCGACAACGGCAAGATCGTGTCGGTCGGCGCGATCAAGTAG
- a CDS encoding branched-chain amino acid ABC transporter permease: MLASLLSLSAALPASIHADNSWISLDFGSLAQNFWPATFDGLTFGAIYALVALGYTLVYGVLNLINFAHSEVFIMGCYGVFFTLSALGFGPSAPNLSIWAIVFNLCLAMIVGMVFSVVTAFVVERVAYRPLRRRGASRLAFLITAIGASFTIQYLLFNIPATGPNAEPAVTMFIPTPVFQVFGAIIDSQQLTIVIAAVVMMIATDQYIRRTRVGRGIRAVAQDPDTATLMGVNKDRIIVTTFVIGGILAGAAALFYVMKVPSGVIYNGGFVLGIKAFAAAVLGGIGNVRGALLGGLLIGVIGNYGQLLLGDSQWTDVVAFIVLVLVLLVRPSGILGQSLGRSRA, encoded by the coding sequence ATGCTCGCTTCGCTCCTTTCCCTGTCGGCCGCGTTGCCGGCATCCATACACGCAGACAACAGTTGGATCAGCCTCGACTTCGGCTCCCTCGCGCAGAACTTCTGGCCGGCGACATTCGACGGCCTCACGTTCGGAGCCATCTACGCGCTCGTCGCACTCGGCTACACGCTCGTCTACGGCGTGCTCAACCTGATCAACTTCGCCCACTCCGAGGTCTTCATCATGGGGTGCTATGGCGTCTTCTTCACCCTGAGCGCCCTGGGCTTCGGGCCGAGTGCACCGAACCTCTCGATCTGGGCCATCGTCTTCAACCTGTGCCTGGCGATGATCGTCGGCATGGTGTTCTCGGTGGTGACCGCCTTCGTGGTCGAACGGGTCGCCTATCGCCCGTTGCGTCGAAGAGGGGCATCGCGTCTCGCGTTCCTGATCACCGCGATCGGCGCGTCGTTCACCATTCAGTATTTGCTCTTCAACATCCCCGCGACCGGTCCGAACGCCGAGCCCGCGGTCACGATGTTCATCCCGACACCGGTGTTCCAGGTGTTCGGTGCGATCATCGACAGCCAGCAGCTCACGATCGTGATCGCGGCCGTCGTCATGATGATCGCGACGGATCAGTACATCCGACGCACCCGCGTCGGACGCGGCATCCGTGCCGTCGCCCAAGACCCTGACACCGCAACGCTCATGGGCGTGAACAAGGACCGCATCATCGTCACCACGTTCGTCATCGGCGGCATCCTCGCGGGTGCCGCCGCTCTGTTCTACGTGATGAAGGTGCCGAGCGGCGTCATCTACAACGGCGGATTCGTGCTCGGCATCAAGGCCTTCGCCGCCGCCGTGCTCGGCGGAATCGGCAACGTGAGGGGCGCACTTCTCGGTGGTCTGCTGATCGGAGTGATCGGCAACTACGGCCAGCTGCTGCTCGGTGATTCGCAGTGGACCGACGTCGTAGCGTTCATCGTGCTGGTGTTGGTGCTGCTGGTGCGGCCATCCGGCATCCTCGGCCAGTCGCTCGGAAGGAGCCGCGCATGA